A DNA window from Laspinema palackyanum D2c contains the following coding sequences:
- a CDS encoding beta strand repeat-containing protein, with product MKLDGITFQWLVIFSLLGSLSPITPTRAQPITPAADGTNTVVTPEGDRLDISGGSLSQDGANLFHSFQQFGLSQGQIANFLSNPEIRNILGRVVGGDGSYINGLIQITGGNSNLFLMNPAGILFGANAQLNVMGDFTATTATGIGFGESWFNGVGDNNYAALVGTPSAFNFSLSQPGSIVNLGNLSLQPGQNLSLLGGNVLNSGTLSSPGGTITLAAVPGESLVRISQAGHLLSLEVSNAQSHPTSLMPVSLPELLTGGATTHANQVQVNPDGTIALTSSGPAVPMTGGTAIASGTLDVSGETGGTVQVLGEKVGAIAGEINASGIQGGGTILLGGEYQGQGPIPTALYTFVSSDSTLNADAGTVGDGGRVILWADDTTRFYGNITARGGAAGGNGGFVEVSGKQDLIFRGNVDLSAPNGNLGTLLLDPENIIIKNGPGGANNSELSDNQIFASDGSGTFTIAEQALESINGYADVTLEATNDITIEDLSDNELTFASGWGDITFNADADSDGSGSFSMNQGDSILAATRDVSIYGVNITAGTIRTEVRPNADGPGGNVTLTAKDSINVSGIRSISANGDAGSIILELTGTGGTIVTGNLEAQTYYNGNGGTVDINANGGNIQTGSIETFANVPLWEFQGGAPIIITGGNISVGNLNAGNPGVADAKYGGSIAISGAGNISTGNIHSAGNLTGGNINLTTSAGSIVVGNLQSQSNGGDAGDVTLTALGDIVTSEISSDGQNLGGNITINSTTGALNASGGELNSYSSGGTAGNVTLTAPGNITTSTIRSEGYTEGGDITINSNTGAIATEGSLNSYSNDGIAGNVALTANTDITTVEISSKGWEQGGSITLTSNAGEIDTSLGTLISTSDNGNAGNVTLQAQGNIVTNYIGSWSIGDETTKGGNISITSNSGAIDTTAGGTLSGEAIISADAAIEDISNSFSSKFANLDAYAPNGIGGNITLSAPNGITTSHISSLGGANSGNVTLNSTLGDITTNVIFSVSSNGNGGTITLNVPQGNISSNHLASYAAQQGGAINITSGGTLDVGAATINSYSSGGAAGDVTISVANSLTLGGDASRSAIRSEGYTQGGNITVNSSEGAIAAPGSLDSFSETGNAGTLSLGANSDITTNGIRSEGAQQGGSIAITSTTGAIDASGGELNSYSSGGTAGNVTLTA from the coding sequence ATGAAACTCGATGGAATCACGTTTCAGTGGTTAGTTATTTTTTCCCTCCTGGGCAGCTTATCTCCGATAACCCCCACTAGGGCACAACCCATCACACCGGCAGCCGATGGGACTAATACGGTGGTCACCCCGGAGGGCGATCGCCTTGATATCAGCGGAGGTTCCCTGAGTCAAGATGGAGCCAATCTCTTCCACAGTTTCCAGCAATTCGGGTTATCTCAGGGCCAAATTGCCAACTTTTTATCTAACCCAGAAATTCGCAACATCCTCGGACGAGTTGTCGGGGGTGATGGTTCTTATATTAATGGCTTAATTCAAATTACTGGAGGCAACTCCAACCTATTTTTAATGAATCCCGCAGGCATCCTATTTGGTGCCAATGCCCAACTCAATGTCATGGGGGACTTTACCGCCACCACCGCCACCGGGATTGGATTCGGAGAGTCTTGGTTTAACGGAGTTGGGGATAACAATTATGCGGCACTGGTGGGAACCCCCAGTGCTTTTAATTTTTCATTATCACAACCTGGGAGTATTGTCAACCTCGGTAATTTATCCTTACAACCGGGACAGAATTTAAGCTTATTAGGGGGTAACGTCCTCAACAGTGGCACCCTTTCTAGTCCCGGTGGGACCATTACCCTAGCGGCAGTCCCCGGAGAAAGTCTGGTTCGGATTTCTCAGGCGGGACATTTGCTCAGTTTAGAGGTGAGCAATGCACAGAGTCACCCCACCTCCCTGATGCCGGTTTCATTGCCGGAACTTCTCACGGGGGGTGCCACGACTCATGCCAATCAGGTGCAGGTGAACCCTGATGGTACGATCGCCCTGACGAGTTCGGGACCCGCAGTTCCGATGACAGGGGGAACGGCGATCGCCTCGGGTACCCTCGATGTATCCGGCGAAACCGGCGGGACCGTCCAAGTCTTGGGTGAAAAAGTCGGGGCGATCGCCGGTGAGATTAACGCCTCGGGCATCCAGGGGGGAGGCACAATCCTCCTCGGCGGTGAATATCAAGGCCAAGGTCCCATCCCCACCGCCTTATACACCTTCGTCAGTAGCGATTCCACCCTGAATGCCGATGCCGGAACCGTCGGAGATGGCGGACGAGTGATTTTATGGGCCGATGATACAACCCGCTTTTATGGGAACATTACCGCCCGAGGCGGTGCAGCGGGTGGCAATGGCGGATTTGTCGAAGTATCCGGTAAACAAGACTTAATATTTCGAGGAAATGTAGATTTGAGTGCGCCGAATGGCAACTTAGGAACCTTACTGCTGGATCCGGAAAATATTATTATTAAAAATGGACCTGGAGGAGCAAACAATAGTGAGCTTTCGGACAATCAAATTTTTGCCTCCGATGGCAGCGGGACTTTCACCATTGCTGAACAAGCCCTCGAAAGCATCAATGGCTATGCCGATGTTACCTTAGAAGCGACTAATGATATCACCATTGAAGATTTAAGCGATAACGAATTAACCTTTGCATCCGGTTGGGGTGACATTACCTTTAATGCAGATGCTGATAGCGATGGATCTGGCTCATTCTCCATGAATCAAGGGGATAGCATTTTAGCAGCAACAAGAGACGTAAGCATTTATGGCGTCAACATTACGGCTGGTACAATCCGCACGGAAGTCAGGCCGAATGCAGATGGCCCGGGTGGAAATGTTACCTTAACGGCGAAAGACAGTATCAATGTCAGTGGCATTAGAAGTATTAGCGCTAATGGAGACGCCGGATCTATTATCCTAGAACTCACGGGAACCGGCGGCACGATTGTAACGGGTAATTTAGAAGCGCAAACCTACTATAACGGCAATGGAGGCACCGTTGATATTAATGCTAATGGGGGCAATATTCAAACTGGAAGTATAGAAACATTTGCCAACGTGCCGTTGTGGGAGTTTCAGGGAGGGGCACCTATTATCATCACCGGGGGCAATATTTCGGTAGGAAATCTCAATGCGGGTAATCCAGGAGTTGCTGATGCTAAGTATGGAGGCTCGATCGCAATTTCGGGGGCAGGAAATATTAGCACTGGAAATATCCATTCGGCGGGAAATCTGACTGGGGGAAATATTAACCTAACTACATCAGCGGGGAGCATTGTAGTGGGAAATCTACAATCTCAATCCAATGGTGGAGATGCGGGAGATGTTACCCTAACCGCTCTGGGAGATATTGTCACCTCGGAGATTTCTTCTGACGGACAAAATTTGGGCGGTAACATTACCATCAATAGCACCACAGGCGCGCTTAATGCCAGTGGTGGCGAATTGAATTCCTACTCCAGTGGGGGAACTGCGGGAAATGTCACCCTCACAGCACCGGGGAATATTACCACATCTACGATTCGCTCCGAAGGCTATACAGAAGGCGGAGATATTACCATCAATAGCAATACTGGCGCGATCGCCACCGAGGGTTCCCTCAACTCTTACTCCAATGATGGGATTGCTGGAAATGTCGCTTTAACCGCCAATACCGACATTACCACGGTTGAGATTAGTTCCAAAGGCTGGGAACAGGGAGGAAGCATTACCCTGACGAGTAATGCCGGTGAAATTGATACCAGCCTTGGGACGTTAATTTCTACTTCGGATAATGGCAATGCGGGGAATGTAACGCTTCAAGCACAGGGAAATATTGTCACCAATTATATCGGAAGTTGGTCAATTGGGGATGAAACCACAAAAGGCGGCAATATCAGCATCACCAGCAATTCTGGCGCGATCGATACCACGGCGGGGGGAACGTTATCGGGAGAAGCCATAATTTCTGCTGATGCGGCGATCGAAGACATTTCCAATAGCTTTTCATCAAAGTTTGCCAACCTGGATGCCTATGCTCCCAATGGCATCGGAGGAAACATTACTCTCTCGGCACCGAATGGAATTACAACCAGTCACATTAGCTCGTTGGGAGGGGCCAATAGCGGCAATGTCACCCTCAACAGCACCTTGGGAGATATCACAACCAACGTAATTTTCTCGGTGTCGTCAAACGGCAATGGGGGGACTATTACCCTAAATGTACCCCAGGGAAATATTAGCAGCAATCACCTCGCTTCTTATGCAGCACAACAAGGAGGAGCGATAAATATTACCAGTGGCGGTACGTTGGATGTGGGTGCGGCAACCATTAACTCGTATTCAAGTGGAGGTGCAGCCGGAGATGTGACGATTTCCGTAGCCAATAGCCTGACTTTGGGTGGCGATGCCAGTCGCAGTGCGATTCGTTCCGAGGGATATACCCAAGGCGGGAACATTACCGTAAATAGCAGCGAGGGCGCGATCGCCGCGCCCGGTTCTCTCGACTCTTTCTCAGAAACTGGAAACGCAGGTACACTCAGCCTGGGTGCCAATAGCGATATTACCACCAACGGGATTCGTTCCGAAGGGGCGCAACAAGGTGGGAGTATCGCGATTACCAGCACCACAGGCGCGATCGATGCCAGTGGTGGCGAATTGAATTCCTACTCCAGTGGGGGAACTGCGGGAAATGTCACCCTCACCGCA
- a CDS encoding CHAT domain-containing protein, which translates to PGNITTSTIRSEGYTEGGDITLTSNTGAIDASGGELNSYSSAGTAGSVTLTAPGNITTSTIRSEGYTEGGDITLTSNTGAIDASGGELNSYSSAGIAGNVTLTAPGNITTSTIRSEGYTEGGDITINSNTGALNASGGELNSYSSGGTAGNVTLTAPGNITTSTIRSEGYTEGGDITITSNTGAIATEGSLNSYSNDGIAGNVALTANTDITTVEISSNGGEQGGSITLTSNAGEIDTSLGTLISTSDHGNAGNVTLQAQGNIVTNYIRSWAVGDETKKGGNISITSNSGAIDTTAGGTLSEEAIISADAAIEDISNSFSSELANLDAYATNGIGGNITLSAPNGITTSHISSFGAANSGNVNVNSTLGDINTNVIFSVSENGNGGTITLNVPQGNISSNHLASYAAQQGGAINITSGGTLDVGAATINSYSSAGAAGDVTISVANSLTLGGDASRSAIRSEGYTQGGNITVNSSQGAIAAPGSLDSFSETGNAGTLRLGANTDITTNGIRSEGAQQGGSIAITSTTGALNASGGGLNSYSSAGTAGNVTLTAPGNITTSTIRSEGYTEGGEITLTSNTGAIATDGSLNSYSQTGTAGTVNLSANQNITTQEIRSEGIQRGGSITLNSTTGTIDSRNGGLNSYSSAGTAGNVTLTAPGDVITSTIRSEGYTEGGDITINSNTGAIATEGSLNSYSQTGTAGTVNLSAHGNLTTNGIRSEGAQQGGSITLNSTTGGVNASGGNLDSYSSDGNAGQITVTAEGDIKTGFIRSFTLDDASTSLGGEISLISRSGAIDTTAGNLSGEAQIALDADVSSPEVANAFQHNQANINAYSANGTAGNITLNARNQITTSHISSYAGEGSGNVTLGNSIGDITTGVIFSSTRNGGGGAIAIQAPQGNINIDHIATYSTNGTGGNVNLSASGSVTLNNIASFGNLESGDVTITSDASTITTGAIQTLAPSGTSGNITLNTFSTSGNIQTAELRSSGAEGAGDITVIAEDGSVLTGDIESTSENGDSGNILVEGSGDVETGDIRSEGGQNSGDITVNSSEGSVTTGNVETIAHNGDSGNIAVNAQKDVITGDIRSEASQNSGNIDVSSNSGSVTTGNIETIAHSGNSGNIAVNAQNDILTGDIRSIGGNNSGNIQIESRSGTITTSNIESIAGTGTAGDISVYAEGEINTGNVTSTGALGGGNIDLNSKTGEVNTGTVLTNGGQLDISEGGAIAPTAVANAFVAPRIEASNLLPPAQQAGNPTATQPLNPVLTVDPGMNLSIAQQNPELQQVLSSTGDSLALTSMVNSDRIGVQGLQNNSTLNSMMQAIGMSDLKSATNSVSDRTSTTQQIAQALNALTSNPLTVAGGDAVASLEQSRDDEYSEYFGTNFSEGLMNSASLKDALVKITAETGYHFAVVYISALPSQLELILFTADGQPIRKTIPEAPREQLLEVVNQFRGELTNPRRLNSRSYLKSAQQLYNWLIAPIASDLEAAGINTIMFSMDAGLRSLPVAALHDGEQFLVEKYSLSQIPSVSLIDTTYRPLQDTRVLAMGASTFTKLSPLPAVPVELTTIADRLWQGEAFINEQFTRENLIQQRQSYPYPIIHLATHGEFKSGSPGESYIQLWDDQLQLDRIREMGWNNPVVELLVLSACRTALGDERAELGFAGLAVQAGVKSALASLWYVSDEGTLALMTEFYSHLTNAKIKAEALREAQIAMIRGEVRLEGGQLLGTGTRGGVTLPSGLQNQRLSFAHPYYWSSFTLIGSPW; encoded by the coding sequence CCGGGGAATATTACCACATCTACGATTCGCTCCGAAGGCTATACAGAAGGCGGAGATATTACCCTCACAAGCAATACGGGCGCGATCGATGCCAGTGGTGGCGAATTAAATTCCTACTCCAGTGCGGGAACTGCTGGAAGTGTCACCCTCACCGCACCGGGGAATATTACCACATCTACGATTCGCTCCGAAGGCTATACAGAAGGCGGAGATATTACCCTCACAAGCAATACTGGCGCGATCGATGCCAGTGGTGGCGAATTAAATTCCTACTCCAGTGCGGGAATTGCTGGAAATGTCACCCTCACAGCACCGGGGAATATTACCACATCGACGATTCGCTCCGAAGGCTATACAGAAGGCGGAGATATTACCATCAATAGCAATACTGGCGCGCTTAATGCCAGTGGTGGCGAATTAAATTCCTACTCCAGTGGGGGAACTGCTGGAAATGTCACCCTCACAGCACCGGGGAATATTACCACATCTACGATTCGCTCCGAAGGCTATACAGAAGGCGGAGATATTACCATCACCAGCAATACTGGCGCGATCGCCACCGAGGGTTCCCTCAACTCTTACTCCAATGATGGGATTGCTGGAAATGTCGCTTTAACCGCCAATACCGACATTACCACGGTTGAGATTAGTTCCAACGGCGGGGAACAGGGAGGAAGCATTACCCTGACGAGTAATGCCGGTGAAATTGATACCAGCCTTGGGACGTTAATTTCTACTTCGGATCATGGCAATGCGGGCAATGTAACGCTTCAAGCACAGGGAAATATTGTCACCAATTATATCCGAAGTTGGGCAGTTGGGGATGAAACCAAAAAAGGCGGCAATATCAGCATCACAAGCAATTCGGGCGCGATCGATACCACGGCGGGGGGAACGTTATCGGAAGAAGCCATAATTTCTGCGGATGCGGCGATCGAAGACATTTCCAATAGCTTTTCATCAGAGCTTGCCAATCTGGATGCCTATGCTACAAATGGCATCGGAGGAAACATTACTCTCTCGGCACCGAATGGAATTACAACCAGTCACATTAGCTCGTTTGGAGCAGCTAATAGCGGCAATGTCAACGTCAACAGCACCTTAGGAGATATCAACACCAACGTAATTTTCTCGGTGTCGGAAAATGGTAATGGGGGGACTATTACCCTAAATGTACCCCAGGGAAATATTAGCAGCAATCATCTCGCTTCTTATGCAGCACAACAAGGAGGAGCGATAAATATTACCAGTGGTGGTACGTTGGATGTGGGTGCGGCAACCATTAACTCGTATTCAAGTGCAGGTGCAGCCGGAGATGTGACGATTTCCGTAGCCAATAGCCTGACTTTGGGTGGCGATGCCAGTCGCAGTGCGATTCGTTCCGAGGGATATACCCAAGGCGGGAACATTACCGTAAATAGCAGCCAGGGCGCGATCGCCGCGCCCGGTTCTCTCGACTCTTTCTCAGAAACTGGAAACGCAGGTACACTCCGCCTGGGTGCCAATACCGATATTACCACCAACGGGATTCGTTCGGAAGGGGCGCAACAAGGTGGGAGTATCGCGATTACCAGCACCACAGGCGCGCTCAATGCCAGTGGTGGCGGATTGAATTCCTACTCCAGTGCGGGAACTGCTGGAAATGTCACCCTCACAGCACCGGGGAATATTACCACATCTACAATTCGCTCCGAAGGCTATACAGAAGGCGGAGAGATTACCCTCACCAGCAATACTGGCGCGATCGCCACCGACGGTTCCCTCAACTCTTACTCCCAAACTGGGACTGCCGGAACTGTCAATCTCAGCGCCAATCAGAATATTACCACCCAGGAGATTCGGTCCGAAGGAATACAACGCGGGGGGAGTATTACGCTGAATAGTACCACGGGAACCATTGATAGTCGCAATGGCGGATTAAATTCCTACTCCAGTGCAGGAACAGCCGGGAATGTCACCCTCACAGCACCGGGAGATGTCATCACCTCAACCATTCGCTCCGAAGGCTATACAGAAGGCGGAGATATTACCATCAATAGCAATACGGGGGCGATCGCCACTGAGGGTTCCCTCAACTCTTACTCCCAAACCGGCACTGCCGGAACCGTTAACCTGTCTGCTCATGGCAATCTTACCACCAATGGGATTCGGTCCGAAGGTGCACAACAGGGGGGGAGTATTACCCTGAACAGTACCACAGGCGGAGTCAATGCCAGTGGAGGTAACCTAGACTCCTATTCCAGCGATGGCAATGCCGGACAAATTACCGTAACTGCCGAAGGGGATATCAAAACCGGATTTATTCGCAGTTTTACTTTAGATGATGCTAGTACCTCACTCGGGGGAGAAATTTCGCTGATTAGTCGCAGTGGGGCGATCGATACCACCGCCGGAAACTTATCGGGGGAAGCACAAATTGCCCTAGATGCCGATGTGTCTTCCCCGGAAGTCGCCAATGCCTTCCAACATAACCAAGCCAATATTAACGCCTATTCCGCCAATGGCACCGCAGGCAATATCACTTTAAATGCGCGTAACCAAATTACCACCAGTCATATCAGTTCTTATGCCGGAGAAGGCAGCGGGAATGTTACCCTGGGGAATAGCATCGGAGATATCACAACCGGCGTAATTTTTTCCAGTACCCGCAATGGTGGCGGAGGTGCGATCGCCATCCAAGCTCCCCAGGGCAACATTAACATCGATCACATTGCCACCTATTCCACCAACGGCACCGGGGGAAATGTCAATCTATCCGCCAGTGGTAGCGTCACCTTAAATAATATTGCCTCCTTTGGCAACTTAGAAAGTGGCGACGTCACCATCACCAGTGACGCCAGCACCATTACAACGGGGGCAATTCAAACCCTCGCCCCTTCGGGTACATCCGGGAATATCACCTTAAATACCTTTAGCACCTCCGGGAACATTCAAACCGCCGAACTGCGATCGTCCGGTGCTGAAGGTGCCGGGGATATTACCGTGATTGCGGAAGATGGTTCCGTACTCACTGGGGATATTGAATCTACATCTGAAAACGGGGATTCCGGCAATATCCTTGTGGAAGGGTCAGGAGACGTTGAAACCGGAGACATTCGGTCCGAAGGCGGTCAAAATAGCGGGGATATTACCGTCAACAGCAGCGAAGGGTCTGTCACCACCGGCAATGTAGAAACTATTGCTCACAATGGGGATTCAGGCAATATTGCCGTCAATGCACAGAAAGATGTAATCACCGGAGACATTCGGTCCGAAGCCAGTCAAAATAGTGGCAACATTGATGTGAGTAGCAATTCCGGAAGCGTCACCACCGGCAATATCGAAACCATTGCTCACAGTGGTAATTCGGGTAATATTGCCGTCAATGCACAGAACGATATACTCACCGGAGACATTCGCTCCATCGGCGGAAACAATAGTGGCAACATCCAAATCGAAAGTCGGTCGGGTACGATTACCACCAGCAATATTGAAAGTATAGCGGGAACCGGAACTGCCGGAGATATTAGCGTCTATGCTGAGGGAGAGATTAACACCGGGAATGTTACCTCAACTGGAGCCTTGGGGGGTGGAAATATCGATCTCAACAGTAAGACGGGAGAGGTGAATACCGGAACTGTGTTGACGAATGGCGGACAACTGGATATTTCTGAAGGGGGGGCGATCGCACCCACCGCAGTAGCGAATGCGTTTGTAGCCCCTCGGATTGAGGCGAGTAACTTGCTGCCACCAGCCCAGCAAGCGGGGAATCCTACCGCAACGCAACCACTCAATCCCGTGTTGACGGTAGATCCAGGGATGAACTTAAGCATAGCCCAACAGAATCCAGAATTGCAGCAAGTCCTATCAAGCACCGGAGACAGCCTTGCCCTCACAAGCATGGTTAACAGCGATCGCATTGGAGTCCAAGGGTTGCAAAATAATAGTACCCTCAACAGTATGATGCAGGCGATCGGGATGAGTGACCTCAAAAGTGCAACCAATAGCGTCAGCGATCGCACCTCTACCACTCAACAAATCGCCCAAGCTCTCAACGCCCTCACGAGCAATCCCCTAACGGTTGCTGGAGGCGATGCCGTCGCCTCCCTCGAACAAAGCCGCGATGACGAATATAGCGAGTATTTCGGGACTAATTTCTCCGAAGGATTAATGAATAGCGCGTCGTTGAAGGATGCCTTAGTCAAAATTACCGCTGAAACCGGCTATCACTTTGCCGTCGTTTACATCAGCGCCTTACCCAGCCAACTGGAACTGATCCTGTTTACCGCAGACGGACAACCCATCCGCAAAACCATTCCAGAAGCGCCGCGAGAACAACTTTTAGAAGTCGTTAACCAGTTTCGCGGGGAACTCACCAATCCACGACGCCTCAATTCCCGGAGTTATCTCAAATCCGCCCAACAGTTGTATAACTGGCTGATTGCCCCGATCGCCTCGGACCTAGAAGCCGCAGGGATTAATACCATCATGTTCAGCATGGATGCTGGATTGCGTTCTTTACCCGTCGCTGCCTTACATGATGGGGAACAGTTTCTCGTCGAAAAATATAGCCTAAGTCAGATTCCCTCCGTCAGCTTAATTGATACAACCTATCGTCCCTTACAGGATACAAGGGTTTTAGCAATGGGCGCATCCACCTTTACCAAACTGTCCCCCTTACCGGCGGTTCCCGTAGAACTCACCACCATTGCCGATCGCTTATGGCAAGGCGAAGCCTTTATAAACGAGCAGTTTACCCGAGAGAATTTAATCCAGCAACGGCAAAGCTATCCCTATCCCATCATTCACCTTGCCACTCACGGCGAATTTAAGTCCGGCAGTCCCGGCGAATCCTATATTCAGCTATGGGATGACCAACTGCAACTCGATCGGATTCGGGAAATGGGTTGGAACAACCCCGTTGTCGAGTTATTAGTCCTTTCTGCCTGTCGTACCGCATTAGGGGACGAACGCGCCGAATTAGGGTTTGCCGGGTTAGCAGTCCAAGCTGGGGTCAAATCCGCCTTAGCCTCCCTCTGGTACGTCAGCGATGAAGGAACTCTAGCACTGATGACGGAGTTTTATAGCCACCTGACAAATGCCAAAATTAAAGCTGAAGCCTTACGGGAGGCCCAAATTGCCATGATTCGCGGGGAAGTCCGGTTGGAAGGAGGACAGTTACTCGGAACAGGAACTCGCGGCGGCGTCACCCTCCCTTCGGGATTGCAAAATCAACGTCTTTCGTTTGCTCATCCTTATTATTGGTCCAGTTTCACCCTAATTGGCAGTCCCTGGTAG
- a CDS encoding phosphoglucomutase/phosphomannomutase family protein: MSAAGTSEEIVFGTDGWRGIIARDFTFANVRKVTRAIAAYLETAYSKDKPVLIAYDPRFLADQFSQTAAEVLVDLGWTVKMTDRDCPTPVIAYNARHLNTAGALMFTASHNPAPYCGIKYIPDYAGPATPEITDTIVANIAKASDEPPSGKNTDKISIFDPKPAYLEFLYTLLDVDTIRKAKLKVKYDALYSTSRGYLDLVLDHCGCETESFHTWRDVLFGGGMPEPKGEMLVELVEAVKKDNADLGLATDGDADRFGIVDEKGNVLTPNTILLLLAKHLLQNKGKKGAIVRTVATTHLLDNLAEKYGLTLYETAVGFKYVGEKMRETDVLIGGEESGGLSILGHIPEKDGILADMLVAEAVAFAGKPLSQLVEEVIAEAGGPLYNNRLDLHLTEAHKAAVLDTYLKNPPTEVAGIQVKEVGRKDGIKLYLEDGGWVLLRPSGTEPLIRVYMETNSPEKLQKVGQEMQAKIDKLAPVAA, encoded by the coding sequence ATGAGTGCAGCAGGCACCTCAGAGGAAATCGTATTTGGTACCGATGGATGGCGGGGAATTATCGCCCGAGATTTTACCTTTGCCAACGTGCGGAAGGTAACGAGGGCGATCGCCGCTTATCTGGAAACTGCCTACAGTAAAGATAAGCCCGTTTTAATTGCTTATGACCCCCGCTTTTTGGCCGACCAATTTTCTCAAACAGCGGCGGAAGTCTTAGTAGATTTGGGTTGGACTGTCAAGATGACGGACCGGGATTGTCCGACCCCGGTAATAGCTTATAATGCCCGCCATCTGAATACTGCCGGTGCATTGATGTTCACCGCCTCCCACAACCCGGCCCCTTATTGTGGCATTAAATATATCCCCGATTATGCGGGTCCTGCTACCCCAGAAATCACCGATACCATTGTGGCAAATATTGCCAAGGCGTCGGATGAACCGCCCTCGGGTAAGAATACCGATAAAATTTCCATTTTTGACCCTAAACCCGCTTATTTGGAATTCCTCTACACGTTGCTGGATGTGGATACCATTCGCAAGGCGAAACTCAAGGTCAAATATGATGCATTGTATTCCACTTCCCGGGGTTATTTAGACCTAGTTTTAGATCATTGCGGTTGCGAAACCGAAAGCTTCCACACTTGGCGCGATGTCCTATTTGGGGGAGGAATGCCCGAACCCAAAGGAGAAATGCTGGTGGAGTTGGTCGAGGCAGTCAAAAAAGATAATGCCGATTTGGGTTTGGCAACCGATGGGGATGCCGATCGCTTCGGAATTGTCGATGAGAAAGGCAATGTTCTCACCCCCAATACCATCCTGCTATTATTAGCAAAGCATTTGCTCCAAAATAAAGGTAAAAAAGGCGCAATTGTCCGCACCGTTGCCACCACTCACCTGTTAGATAACCTGGCGGAAAAATACGGTTTAACCCTCTATGAAACCGCTGTTGGTTTTAAATATGTTGGGGAAAAAATGCGGGAAACTGATGTACTGATCGGCGGGGAAGAATCCGGCGGTTTGAGCATCTTGGGTCACATCCCAGAAAAAGATGGCATTCTGGCTGATATGTTGGTTGCCGAAGCAGTTGCTTTCGCCGGTAAACCCCTCAGTCAATTGGTGGAAGAGGTGATCGCCGAAGCAGGCGGCCCCCTCTATAACAACCGTCTGGATTTACATTTGACGGAAGCGCACAAAGCAGCAGTTCTCGATACTTACCTGAAAAATCCCCCCACAGAAGTGGCGGGAATTCAGGTTAAAGAAGTCGGGCGCAAAGATGGGATTAAACTCTATCTTGAAGATGGCGGTTGGGTGTTGTTGCGTCCCTCGGGAACGGAACCTTTGATTCGGGTTTATATGGAAACTAATTCTCCCGAAAAACTCCAAAAAGTCGGCCAAGAAATGCAGGCAAAAATCGATAAACTAGCCCCGGTTGCTGCGTAG
- a CDS encoding DUF1049 domain-containing protein — MPITKLIPTLVSAIAAIWVVTIALLSVQNATPVSLMFLGFSSIPIPVGLVLATSTGLGMIGGALALSLFSKGRNFS; from the coding sequence ATGCCAATTACCAAACTGATTCCGACCTTAGTCAGTGCGATCGCCGCGATTTGGGTGGTGACGATCGCCCTGCTGTCGGTCCAAAATGCTACCCCGGTTTCCTTAATGTTTTTGGGATTTAGTTCGATTCCGATTCCCGTCGGTCTCGTATTAGCCACCAGTACCGGGTTAGGGATGATTGGAGGAGCATTGGCCCTGTCTCTGTTTAGTAAGGGCCGCAATTTTTCTTGA